In the Henningerozyma blattae CBS 6284 chromosome 8, complete genome genome, one interval contains:
- the TRR1 gene encoding thioredoxin-disulfide reductase TRR1 (similar to Saccharomyces cerevisiae TRR1 (YDR353W) and TRR2 (YHR106W); ancestral locus Anc_5.411), whose protein sequence is MTSSNHNKVTIIGSGPAAHTAAIYLARAEIKPTLYEGMFANGIAAGGQLTTTTEIENFPGFPDGLTGSELMERMKLQSLKFGTNIITETVSKIDLSSKPFKFWTEFNEDATPFTTDAIILATGASAKRMNLPGETTYWQKGISACAVCDGAVPIFRNKPLAVIGGGDSACEEASFLTKYGSKVFMLVRKDHLRASKIMQERVMENPKIEILFNTVALECQGDEKLLTNLKIKNNVTNKESDLPVNGLFYAIGHDPATETVRGQVDTDDNGYIKTVPGTSLTSVPGFFAAGDVQDSRYRQAITSAGSGCMAGLDAERYLSEL, encoded by the coding sequence ATGACATCTTCAAATCACAACAAAGTTACTATTATTGGTTCTGGTCCAGCTGCCCATACTGCAGCCATTTATTTGGCTCGTGCTGAAATAAAACCTACTCTTTACGAAGGTATGTTTGCCAATGGGATTGCTGCTGGTGGTCAATTGACTACTACCACTGAGATCGAAAATTTCCCAGGGTTTCCTGATGGATTAACTGGTTCTGAATTAATGGAAAGAATGAAATTacaatctttaaaatttggtACCAATATCATCACTGAAACTGTTTCCAAGATTGATCTATCTTCCAAGCCATTTAAGTTCTGGACTGaatttaatgaagatgCCACACCTTTTACTACTGATGCCATCATTTTAGCTACTGGTGCTTCTGCCAAGAGAATGAATTTACCAGGTGAAACTACTTACTGGCAAAAGGGTATTTCTGCATGTGCCGTTTGTGATGGTGCTGTACCAATCTTTAGAAACAAGCCATTAGCTGTCATTGGTGGTGGTGATTCTGCTTGTGAGGAAGCTTCTTTCTTAACCAAGTATGGTTCTAAAGTTTTTATGCTTGTTAGAAAAGATCATTTACGTGCTTCCAAGATCATGCAAGAACGTGTCATGGAAAACCCAAAGATTGAAATTCTATTCAATACAGTTGCTTTAGAATGTCAAGgtgatgaaaaattattaaccaatttgaagataaaaaataacgTTACAAATAAGGAATCTGATTTGCCTGTAAATGGTCTCTTCTACGCTATTGGTCACGACCCTGCCACTGAAACTGTCAGGGGCCAAGTAGATACTGATGATAATGGTTACATTAAGACTGTTCCAGGCACTTCTTTAACCTCTGTACCAGGTTTCTTCGCTGCTGGTGATGTTCAAGATTCAAGATATAGGCAAGCCATCACAAGTGCCGGATCTGGTTGTATGGCTGGTTTGGATGCTGAAAGATATTTGTCTGAATTGTAA
- the TBLA0H01660 gene encoding uncharacterized protein (similar to Saccharomyces cerevisiae KIC1 (YHR102W); ancestral locus Anc_5.406), translating into MVEKLYKRTKVIGKGKFGTVYKGHSIKSKKVFAIKVLNLDCDINEIQDIQNEIKFLSLLRYAPNITYYYHSYLINRKIWIIMEYCNGGSVRNLIKIGRFNEIYISVILRELLYALEYIHHDNIIHRDIKAANILINQNGGIKLCDFGIAAKLEFSKPKRQTMAGTPYWMAPEVIIESSLYDTKADIWSVGITAYEITTGNPPYCEYDATKAMQLITKLKPPRLEGKMYSKSLKEFIALCLDEDPSERLTSTKLLETEFIKEYQETPTKILIDLISKYNELIGREKELNPLTKKQSNSSSNSKEKYIENKILENSNSKSKKDGDIVKIVQQVIEEENTRWDFDSINSNELLFRDNKTPIYTNINTNPNTAANTPTSNNIFDEVAVKEHIEYPEDEPLYYNNMLDIGKKNNLINYNNMNKKFQNYRKTINENLTINLNTNTNNIYMSNNIKQSINMNPLSQPKFDNEFIKCTDIKPNCNSYATKMLLELFDDDINNGSGGNSNTNNNNYSSGQNNNNNNNINSINPDGNEYNDLMNPIEINGFNNSIIGMNFFDMEIDNKKEYQEFPLNFNSTDSIPDCRSRQDSVQLNLSSIEIEIPDELPVSLGTDMTPTNRTTFNPRVSRRGTIVDVTTATATTSNNNNSSSKLTSPTSNNFETRKSLPSIPPLPTSRRRYSTPSKNLFLINTNLSNTASPIKTNSISSLNSSSISSSNTPYIFNPNSKCNSPIIFTGKSSYSNSPLEIESTTNNINANNNNNRHGNCISEIYEKKIRNVTRLNKLNNGNYKIKRSSSITNDYMSCNKLQMPVPLTMKHMDSTNTSTTTTTKENMKLHINTSTSTINQFGVNTNISHNISMTPINQKPRNPTEPTKSSSNISMATTINTTTNVYDSYNCKMEPPMENLNMSFLHDFQLIHDLNDQGMRNQWVDQKTQLLNGLNGLLQQFDKSLHAMENTLINQLSDSPSTNSSISSLTPDITKCNTRNSTDIEFDTDTEVYLTPM; encoded by the coding sequence ATGGTTGAGAAGTtatataaaagaacaaAAGTAATTGGTAAAGGGAAATTTGGCACTGTATATAAAGGTCATAGTATTAAATCCAAAAAAGTATTTGcaattaaagttttaaatcTCGATTGTgatataaatgaaattcaagatattcaaaatgaaattaaatttttatctttattaagATACGCTCCAAATATtacatattattatcattcatatttaattaacaGAAAAATCTGGATAATTATGGAATATTGTAACGGTGGTTCTGTgagaaatttaattaaaattggtAGATTTAATGAAATCTATATTAGTGTTATATTAagagaattattatatgcattagaatatattcatcatgataatattattcatagAGATATAAAAGCTgccaatattttgattaatcAAAATGGTGGTATTAAACTTTGTGATTTTGGTATTGCTGCTAAATTAGAGTTTTCTAAACCAAAGAGACAGACAATGGCAGGTACACCATATTGGATGGCACCTGaagttattattgaaaGCTCATTATATGATACAAAAGCTGATATTTGGTCAGTAGGTATTACTGCATATGAGATTACGACGGGGAATCCACCCTATTGTGAATATGATGCAACAAAAGCCATGCAGTTGATTACAAAATTGAAACCACCAAGATTAGAAGGCAAAATGTATAGTAAGagtttaaaagaatttattgCATTATGTCTAGATGAAGATCCTAGTGAAAGATTAACATCcactaaattattagagactgaatttataaaagaatatcAAGAAACTCCTACTAAGATATTGATTGATctaatttctaaatataatgaattaattggAAGGGAAAAGGAACTAAATCCATTGACTAAAAAACAATCTAATTCAAGTTCTAActctaaagaaaaatatatagaaaataaaatattagaaaattctaACTCAAAGTCCAAGAAAGATGGAGATATAGTTAAAATTGTTCAACAAGtcattgaagaagaaaacaCAAGATGGGATTTTGACTCAATAAATTccaatgaattattatttagagaTAACAAGACACCCATATATACCAATATTAACACCAATCCTAATACAGCTGCCAACACACCcacaagtaataatatttttgatgaaGTAGCAGTGAAAGAACATATTGAATATCCTGAAGATGAACCTTTATATTATAACAATATGTTAGATATTggtaagaaaaataatttaattaattacaataatatgaataaaaaatttcaaaattatagaaagacaattaatgaaaatctaacaattaatttgaatacaaatactaataatatttacatGTCTAACAATATTAAGCAATCTATTAATATGAACCCTCTATCACAGCCTAAATTcgataatgaatttataaaatgCACAGATATAAAACCGAATTGTAATTCATATGCCACTAAAATGTTacttgaattatttgatgatgatattaataatggcAGTGGTGGTAACAgtaataccaataataataattatagtAGTGGCCaaaataacaacaacaataataatattaacagTATTAATCCTGATGGTAATGAgtataatgatttaatgaatcctattgaaattaatggttttaataattctattattggtatgaattttttcgatatggaaattgataataagaAAGAATATCAAGAATTTCCCTTGAATTTTAATAGCACTGATAGCATTCCTGATTGTAGAAGTCGTCAAGATTCTGTACAATTGAATCTTTCCTCTATTGAGATTGAGATTCCTGATGAATTACCAGTAAGCTTGGGGACTGATATGACACCTACGAATCGAACCACTTTCAACCCAAGAGTGTCAAGGAGAGGTACTATTGTTGATGTTACTACGGCTACTGCAACtacttctaataataataatagtagtagTAAATTGACTAGTCCTACAAgcaataattttgaaactCGAAAATCTTTGCCTAGTATTCCTCCATTACCAACCTCGAGACGAAGATATTCTACGCCAtccaaaaatttatttttaatcaaTACTAATCTAAGTAATACTGCTTCGCCAATCAaaacaaattcaattaGTAGTCTTAACAGTTCAAGCAttagtagtagtaataCTCCTTATATTTTCAATCCTAATTCTAAATGTAATTCACCGATAATCTTTACTGGCAAATCGTCATATTCTAATTCACCATTAGAGATAGAAAgtactactaataatattaatgcaaataataataacaatagaCACGGTAATTGCATTAGTGAGATTTATGAGAAGAAAATTCGTAATGTGACGcgattaaataaattgaataatggTAATTACAAGATTAAAAGATCATCATCTATTACTAATGATTATATGAGTTGTAATAAACTTCAAATGCCTGTCCCCTTAACCATGAAACACATGGATAGTACTAATACTAGTACTACCACCACTACAAAAGAAAACATGAAGTTACATATCAATACATCTACAAGCACGATCAATCAATTTGGTGTTAATACAAACATAAGCCATAATATATCAATGACACCAATCAATCAAAAACCCAGGAATCCTACAGAGCCTACAAAATCTTCTAGTAATATTTCTATGGCTACTACAATCAATACTACAACCAATGTATATGATTCATATAATTGTAAGATGGAACCTCCCATGGagaatttgaatatgaGTTTTTTACATGATTTCCAATTAATTCATGATTTGAATGATCAAGGAATGAGAAACCAATGGGTTGATCAAAAGACACAATTATTGAATGGTTTAAATGGATTACTTCAACAATTTGATAAAAGTCTTCATGCTATGGAAAACACGTTAATCAATCAATTAAGTGACTCTCCAAGTACAAATTCATCCATATCATCACTTACTCCAGATATCACAAAATGCAATACCCGTAATTCCACAGATATAGAGTTTGATACCGACACAGAAGTGTATTTGACACCTATGTGA
- the TBLA0H01650 gene encoding uncharacterized protein (similar to Saccharomyces cerevisiae SBE2 (YDR351W) and SBE22 (YHR103W); ancestral locus Anc_5.407): MNGLTVIKNREERKKSNGTSKLINVGHVGRRPSDNLLKQMISTSTSLTCDDLDLDVEENAIIGLEDISMTPPTIGDRHLSDNSVGTNNSSCPSDIFSNNNYNSSPDGFNSRTSSIVDDVNVDDNVNVNTEGEGEDDIIDTTQAKKYMFMKTKTTMSFTTPTNSNIDTRLKKRIQGGIELSSDPTATTHGNTTITSNSSSVATSTTTTPVTAKKKILPQGSFYAHSNSTSAILQTKQNKTKIKNHKLKTQLNLAQSQSQLALNHPPPMTPSQKYRMRRVNGETKLRNSIKGKEKFYDEQDNNEMELQEGDIDGKLIWNIPMASVSTSSFLHDTPNKKSTSPLRDKNFHKKNNSFLLDENFYLPPPTAIPGINNTSDFQYMENTTREITNIYKNQSAHVSQQKLEERNLSSDFLPIEIKELSKQGMEDLILVSEEKLNLINGSSRPSWLPPKDELERESHNKAINKTMSIASIEQLDKKREREERKMKDDMNHEKYILIQGRGIRRRSSLKMMKKLIYETSINGELRYEFWKMLLTDTNDDEMKCENFKEMMNKLNKMNFPKEKEIEIKKLIKNNLHIEEFSHYDQLYLLLQLKSISMEGIESGDEIIFFNLLSDEKLNNDLQKIWNINVKIQKQCFNDNVRNKFDDHIVSKKSLLYGEKEYTAEFNKECLNFKNFWNIMKYINNDLFLWILDIIIYSNANIKENTSRSWYSTGTSQTNGRVYNYEILVRFTENVLINYHIGFNNLNELSGSITDPKFRIPIEMEGLIDSEEMDKMFVKRWINLEEHR, encoded by the coding sequence ATGAACGGATTAACGGTTATCAAGAATCGAGAAGAAAGGAAAAAATCTAATGGTACTTCTAAATTGATCAACGTTGGTCATGTCGGCAGAAGACCCAGCGATAATCTTTTGAAACAGATGATCAGTACAAGTACATCGTTGACTTGTGATGATTTGGATCTAGATGTTGAAGAAAACGCTATTATCGGGTTGGAAGATATCTCTATGACTCCACCTACTATTGGTGATAGACATTTGAGCGATAATTCTGTAGGTACCAATAACTCATCCTGTCCttctgatattttttctaataacaATTATAACTCATCTCCTGATGGATTTAATTCAAGAACATCATCTATTGTCGATGATGTTAATGTTGATGATAATGTCAATGTTAATACTGAAGGTGAAGGAGAAGATGACATCATTGATACTACTCAAGCAAAGAAATATATGTTTATGAAGACTAAAACCACAATGTCCTTTACTACACCAACCAATTCTAATATTGACACTagattaaagaaaagaatcCAAGGTGGTATCGAATTATCATCTGATCCGACCGCTACAACACATGGGAATACTACAATCACTAGTAATTCAAGTAGTGTTGCTACCTCTACAACCACAACTCCTGTGACTGCTAAGAAGAAAATCTTACCTCAAGGTAGTTTTTATGCTCATTCTAATAGTACATCTGCTATTTTacaaacaaaacaaaataaaaccaAGATTAAAAACCATAAATTGAAGACTCAGTTGAATTTGGCACAATCTCAATCACAATTGGCTTTAAATCATCCACCACCAATGACACCTTctcaaaaatatagaatGAGAAGAGTTAATGGTGAAACAAAATTAAGAAACTCTATAAAGGGTAAAGAGAAATTTTATGATGAacaagataataatgaaatggAATTACAAGAAGGTGATATAGACGGTAAGttgatttggaatattCCAATGGCTTCAGTAAGTACAAGTAGTTTTTTACATGATACACCAAACAAGAAATCTACCTCTCCTTTAAGAGATAAAAATTTCcataagaaaaataattcttttctattggatgaaaatttttatttaccaCCTCCAACTGCCATTCCAGggattaataatacaagtGATTTCCAATATATGGAAAACACTACAAGAGAAATTACAAAcatttataaaaatcaaaGTGCTCATGTAAGTCaacaaaaattagaagaaagaaatttaaGTTCTGATTTTTTAccaattgaaataaaagaattatcaaaaCAAGGTATGgaagatttaattttggtTAGTGAAgagaaattgaatttaattaatggaTCTTCCAGACCAAGTTGGCTGCCGCCCAAAGATGAATTGGAAAGAGAATCTCATAATAAAGCTATCAATAAGACAATGAGTATTGCATCTATCGAACAATTAGATAAGAAGAGAGAAAGAGAGGAAAGAAAGATGAAAGATGATATGAATCATGAAaagtatattttaattcaagGACGTGGTATTAGAAGAAGATCTAGtttaaagatgatgaagaaattaatttatgaAACAAGTATTAATGGCGAATTAAGATAtgaattttggaaaatgtTATTAACAGACactaatgatgatgaaatgaaatgtgaaaactttaaagaaatgatgaataaattaaataagatGAATTTCCccaaagaaaaagaaattgaaattaaaaaattaattaaaaataatttacatattgaagaattctCTCATTATgatcaattatatttattattacaattgaAATCAATATCAATGGAAGGTATTGAAAGTGGggatgaaattatttttttcaatcttttGAGTGATGAAAAACTAAACAATGATTTACAgaaaatttggaatattaatgttaaaattcaaaaacaaTGCTTCAATGATAATGTAcgtaataaatttgatgaCCATATTGTATCGAAAAAGAGTCTCCTATATGgtgaaaaagaatatactgccgaatttaataaagaatgtttgaatttcaaaaatttctggaatataatgaaatatattaataatgatttattcCTATGGATCTTGGATATCATTATATATAGCAATgctaatattaaagaaaatacgTCACGAAGTTGGTATAGTACAGGAACTTCACAGACAAATGGTAGAGTGTATAATTATGAAATCCTGGTTCGCTTTACAGAAAATGTATTGATCAATTATCATATtggatttaataatttgaatgaatTGAGTGGATCCATAACAGATCCAAAATTCCGTATCCCCATTGAAATGGAGGGACTGATAGACTCTGAGGAGATGGATAAGATGTTTGTAAAGAGATGGATAAATCTTGAAGAACATCGATAA
- the BIG1 gene encoding Big1p (similar to Saccharomyces cerevisiae BIG1 (YHR101C); ancestral locus Anc_5.404), which yields MLYLQFLLIVASLFNFIIVYSQEENGDDDLQYVDQKTVPFILFSHKLIPGVQQYQEDYDSILTFHNDELTSIVQDITSHCSSDAYILINVPGLTKSDFLYSKNSFNSLKRYIFQSSTTLKFEKTQILGENYYDKLTFFIKDKCRIKDQMIINIRGNNTDNFQPYIDSNKRIIKINYPELPTLANSNDRTKSLEDYDKFLRLVLAQIPSPEHTVIITSLNPSKEGVHDDITPIEIFPEIFDNKLKFRESEQNNRILDVPPEFNEYRPRFDQIESNEKFLSIFDYDFIDQNKQLIISIVIAFLLFIIFQIFLFIKPSSPTKDKVKIKKKTTALQEKKLK from the coding sequence ATGTTGTATTTacaatttcttttgattGTAGCTTCgttattcaattttataattgtttACTCTCAAGAAGAAAATGGTGATGATGATCTTCAATATGTAGATCAAAAAACTGTtccatttattttattttctcaTAAATTAATACCAGGCGTACAGCAATATCAAGAAGATTATGATTCAATACTGACTTTCCACAATGATGAATTGACCTCCATAGTACAAGACATAACGTCGCATTGTAGCTCCGATGCTTATATTTTGATCAATGTTCCAGGTCTTACGAAGTCCGATTTcttatattcaaaaaatagttttaattcattgaaaagatatattttccaaagTTCAACAACTTTGAAGTTCGAGAAGACTCAAATATTGGGTGAGAATTATTACGATAAATTGacatttttcattaaagataaatgTAGAATAAAAGATCAAATGATCATCAATATAAGAGGTAATAATACTGATAATTTCCAACCTTACATAGATTCTAATAAAcgtattattaaaataaattatccaGAATTACCTACATTGGCCAACTCAAATGATCGTACAAAATCATTAGAAGATTATGATAAATTCTTAAGATTGGTTCTGGCTCAAATTCCTTCACCAGAACATACTGTTATAATAACTTCATTAAATCCTTCTAAAGAGGGGGTTCATGACGATATTACACCAATTGAGATTTTCCCTGAAAtctttgataataaattaaaatttagaGAATCagaacaaaataatagaattttaGATGTACCACCagaatttaatgaatatcGTCCAAGATTTGATCAAATAGAATcgaatgaaaaatttttatcaatttttgaTTACGATTTCATTGatcaaaataaacaattgatTATTTCCATTGTAATTgcatttttattgtttataattttccaaatttttttatttattaaaccATCGTCGCCAACTAAAGATAaagttaaaataaaaaaaaaaacaactgcattacaagaaaagaagttgaaatag
- the TBLA0H01640 gene encoding PQ-loop repeat-containing protein (similar to Saccharomyces cerevisiae YDR352W; ancestral locus Anc_5.408): MTECINSIWPLISRACSTVTFLTSFVSLFPQLWETYRDKSVEGLSPYFIICWLMADITTLYGAQLTGQMKFQVWLAIYFLCNDLCMLSQYWYYGILHGNRLAKSESESSGLCEGSAANNSGLAYGSLGLHDEENIGHVRNEAGGGIIQPMLAGALLAANATAAAIQSHPEFTNPGLAPPPGEGFPGSPGMPSSRAGRILAWAGALLYVGARVPQLIRNYRRQSTDGVSPGLFAATLAGNFAYAGGIVTGCPFLTSPDRGEYLKEALPFVVGSLGTVLFDVIYFYQHFVLYAQGKGERTLGVI; this comes from the coding sequence atGACAGAGTGTATTAATAGTATATGGCCGCTAATATCGCGTGCCTGCAGTACCGTCACTTTTCTAACATCATTTGTCTCATTATTTCCTCAACTATGGGAAACATATAGGGATAAGTCAGTAGAAGGATTATCACCGTATTTCATCATATGCTGGCTAATGGCTGATATCACCACATTATACGGAGCTCAGCTTACAGGccaaatgaaatttcaagTATGGCTAGCTATCTATTTCCTATGCAATGATCTTTGTATGTTAAGCCAATATTGGTATTATGGAATTTTGCATGGTAATCGTTTAGCTAAATCAGAATCAGAGTCATCAGGGTTATGCGAGGGCAGCGCAGCAAATAATTCAGGGTTGGCATACGGCTCGTTAGGGTTGCACGATGAGGAAAATATAGGCCACGTGCGCAATGAAGCAGGAGGAGGTATAATTCAACCTATGCTAGCTGGTGCATTACTGGCGGCAAATGCCACTGCTGCTGCCATACAATCACATCCAGAATTTACAAATCCAGGTTTGGCTCCACCACCAGGTGAAGGGTTCCCTGGTAGCCCTGGAATGCCCTCATCTCGTGCTGGTCGTATTCTAGCTTGGGCTGGAGCACTATTATACGTGGGAGCTCGTGTTCCACAACTAATTCGTAATTATAGACGTCAATCAACAGACGGTGTATCACCCGGATTGTTTGCTGCCACGTTGGCAGGTAACTTTGCATATGCTGGTGGTATTGTAACTGGCTGTCCCTTTCTTACCTCTCCAGATAGAGGTGAATATCTTAAGGAGGCATTACCATTTGTTGTCGGATCTCTGGGTACAGTATTGTTTGAtgtgatttatttttatcagcATTTTGTGTTATATGCTCAAGGTAAAGGTGAACGAACCTTGGGGGTTATTTAG